Proteins from a genomic interval of Methanococcoides sp. AM1:
- a CDS encoding TatD family hydrolase: MQEVIDSHCHLDFPKFKRDREEVIERARNAGVVEMVNSGIDLKTNISTLALAKEYDFIHPTIGLSPLVVSHYGNEVADEILLQLEQEAEHSVGIGEAGLDYHYYKDNKEREHQKEYFRRVIEIADSYDKPLIIHGREAEEDSFEMVRDLDKVIFHCYGGSAETANMITDAGYYISIPTIVCFSDHHRSIAENVPLDRMLIETDSPYLSPRKGRNEPAFVLDILPVIAEAKEIEEEAIAKATLKNTRSVFGL, encoded by the coding sequence ATGCAAGAGGTCATAGATTCACACTGTCACCTGGATTTTCCAAAATTCAAACGTGACCGTGAAGAAGTAATTGAACGAGCACGCAATGCGGGTGTTGTTGAAATGGTCAATTCAGGTATTGACCTTAAGACGAACATATCAACACTCGCACTTGCAAAAGAATACGATTTTATTCATCCTACAATTGGCCTGAGCCCACTTGTTGTTTCTCATTATGGTAACGAAGTCGCCGATGAGATCCTTCTCCAGCTTGAACAGGAAGCTGAGCATAGTGTTGGTATCGGCGAAGCTGGTCTTGATTACCACTATTATAAGGACAACAAGGAAAGGGAACACCAGAAAGAATACTTCCGGAGGGTCATCGAGATAGCAGACAGTTATGATAAACCACTAATTATCCATGGAAGGGAAGCTGAAGAAGATTCTTTCGAGATGGTCAGGGACCTTGATAAGGTCATCTTCCATTGCTACGGAGGGTCAGCAGAGACCGCCAATATGATAACAGATGCCGGATACTACATCTCCATCCCTACTATCGTATGTTTTTCAGATCATCACAGGTCCATAGCTGAAAATGTACCTCTTGACAGAATGCTGATCGAGACCGACAGCCCTTACTTATCCCCCAGAAAGGGACGCAATGAGCCAGCATTCGTGCTGGACATACTTCCGGTAATTGCAGAAGCAAAGGAAATTGAAGAAGAAGCAATTGCAAAGGCAACCCTTAAAAATACAAGAAGTGTATTTGGTCTTTAA